The following coding sequences lie in one Azospirillum humicireducens genomic window:
- a CDS encoding ABC transporter permease has product MTEIALFGAIEIGLVYALVAIGVYLSFRILDFPDLTVDGSFPLGAAVCAVLLIAGVNPWLASLAAALAGAVAGLVTATLNVRFKILHLLASILTMIALFSVNLRVMGRPNVALLMQDTVLTPFYGLGIPDHIVRPLVVGLIVAAVVLLLARFLSSEFGLAMRATGVNARMARAQGVDTDAHVYAGIALSNGLTGLAGALFAQTNGFADVTTGIGTIVVGLAAVIVGETVLPARALALALIGCVAGSILYRLAVQVALSADSIGLQASDLNLVTALLVAVALILPRLKAKASRGAPRNPSAAK; this is encoded by the coding sequence ATGACCGAAATCGCCCTCTTCGGCGCCATCGAGATCGGCCTCGTCTATGCGCTGGTCGCCATCGGCGTCTATCTGTCCTTCCGCATCCTGGACTTTCCCGACCTGACGGTGGACGGGAGCTTTCCGCTGGGCGCGGCCGTCTGCGCGGTGCTCCTGATCGCGGGCGTCAATCCTTGGCTCGCCAGCCTTGCCGCGGCGCTGGCGGGTGCTGTGGCCGGGCTGGTCACGGCAACGTTGAACGTCCGCTTCAAGATCCTGCATCTGCTTGCCAGCATCCTGACAATGATCGCGCTGTTCTCCGTCAATCTGCGGGTGATGGGGCGGCCGAACGTGGCTCTGCTGATGCAGGACACGGTGCTGACCCCCTTCTATGGCCTGGGGATTCCGGACCACATCGTCCGTCCGCTGGTGGTCGGCCTCATCGTCGCGGCGGTGGTTCTGCTGCTCGCCCGCTTCCTGTCCAGCGAGTTCGGGCTGGCGATGCGGGCGACCGGCGTGAATGCCCGGATGGCGCGGGCCCAGGGTGTCGACACCGACGCCCATGTCTATGCCGGCATCGCGCTGTCCAACGGTCTGACCGGCCTTGCCGGCGCGCTGTTCGCGCAGACCAACGGCTTCGCCGACGTCACCACCGGCATCGGAACCATCGTGGTCGGTCTTGCCGCGGTGATCGTCGGCGAAACGGTGCTGCCGGCCCGCGCCCTTGCGCTGGCGCTGATCGGCTGCGTCGCCGGGTCGATCCTCTACCGCTTGGCGGTGCAGGTGGCGCTGTCGGCCGACAGCATCGGTCTGCAGGCCTCCGACCTCAATCTGGTGACGGCGCTGCTGGTCGCCGTCGCCCTGATCCTGCCGCGCCTCAAGGCCAAGGCGTCCCGCGGCGCGCCCCGCAATCCGAGTGCCGCCAAATGA
- a CDS encoding FTR1 family iron permease → MLASLIIVFREVLEAGLIVGIVLAATQGVVGRARWIALGIGGGIVGSCVVAAFADAISALFADTGQELFNAGVLLIAVVMLAWHNAWMAQHGRELARDMKAVGHAVRSGEKSLAALAIVIGVAVLREGSEVVLFLTGILASEEGGITTVAAGGLGGMALGALVSVLLYAGLVQIPTRHLFSTTTWLLTLLAAGMAATAVNFLAQAGILMAGGTILWDSSGILRDNSMIGQALHVLVGYTDRPTEAQLIAYVAVVAGILLLTRWAARNSSRMVSPAR, encoded by the coding sequence ATGCTCGCCAGTCTGATCATTGTGTTTCGCGAGGTCCTGGAAGCGGGCCTCATCGTCGGCATCGTCTTGGCCGCGACTCAAGGTGTGGTCGGGCGCGCCAGATGGATCGCACTCGGCATTGGGGGCGGCATCGTCGGCTCCTGCGTGGTCGCCGCCTTCGCCGACGCCATCAGCGCGCTTTTCGCCGACACCGGCCAGGAGCTGTTCAATGCCGGCGTCCTTCTGATCGCGGTGGTGATGCTGGCCTGGCACAATGCCTGGATGGCGCAGCACGGCCGCGAACTGGCGCGCGACATGAAGGCCGTCGGCCATGCGGTGCGGAGCGGCGAGAAGTCGCTGGCGGCGTTGGCCATCGTCATCGGTGTCGCCGTGCTGCGCGAAGGCTCGGAGGTCGTGCTGTTCCTCACCGGTATCCTGGCGTCGGAGGAGGGCGGCATCACCACCGTCGCCGCCGGTGGGCTGGGCGGCATGGCGCTTGGCGCGCTGGTGTCCGTACTCCTCTATGCCGGGCTGGTGCAGATTCCGACCCGCCACCTGTTCTCCACCACCACATGGCTGCTGACCCTTCTGGCCGCCGGCATGGCTGCGACGGCGGTCAATTTCCTGGCGCAAGCGGGTATCCTGATGGCGGGCGGCACCATCCTGTGGGACAGCTCCGGCATCCTGCGCGACAACAGCATGATCGGGCAGGCCCTGCATGTGCTGGTCGGCTACACCGACCGTCCGACCGAGGCACAATTGATCGCCTATGTCGCGGTGGTCGCCGGAATTCTGCTGTTGACCCGCTGGGCAGCCCGCAACTCTTCGCGGATGGTCAGCCCTGCCCGGTGA
- a CDS encoding ABC transporter ATP-binding protein: MIVVEDIHVTFGRGTPLEKHALRGIGLTIPEGEFVTVIGSNGAGKSTFLGSLAGDVLAEQGRISIDGTDVTRWDTPRRAGLVARVFQDPMAGSCAALTIEENMALAAARGRRRGLGLALGSDRRKGFRDRIAALGLGLENRLHDRMGLLSGGQRQAVSLLMATLAGSKILLLDEHTAALDPATADFVLDLTRRIVRDNRLTTLMVTHSMRQALDYGDRTLMLHEGRVVLDVAGDERAGLDVPHLLALFAKQRGGTEISDDSLLIG, translated from the coding sequence ATGATCGTCGTCGAGGACATCCACGTCACCTTCGGCCGCGGCACGCCGCTGGAGAAACATGCGCTGCGCGGCATCGGCCTGACCATCCCCGAGGGCGAGTTCGTCACCGTCATCGGCTCCAACGGCGCCGGCAAATCGACCTTCCTCGGCTCGCTGGCCGGCGACGTGCTGGCGGAGCAGGGCCGCATCTCCATCGACGGCACCGACGTCACCCGCTGGGACACGCCGCGCCGCGCCGGGCTGGTTGCCCGCGTCTTCCAGGATCCGATGGCCGGCAGCTGCGCCGCCCTGACCATCGAGGAGAATATGGCGCTGGCCGCCGCCCGCGGGCGCCGCCGCGGCCTGGGGCTGGCGCTGGGCAGCGATCGGCGCAAGGGCTTCCGCGACCGCATCGCCGCGCTGGGCCTCGGGCTGGAGAACCGGCTGCACGACCGGATGGGCCTGCTGTCGGGCGGTCAGCGTCAGGCGGTCAGCCTGCTGATGGCGACGCTGGCGGGCTCCAAGATCCTGCTGCTGGACGAACACACAGCGGCACTCGATCCCGCCACCGCCGATTTCGTGCTGGACCTGACCCGGCGCATCGTCCGAGACAATCGGCTGACGACGCTGATGGTCACCCATTCCATGCGGCAGGCGCTGGATTATGGCGACCGCACGCTGATGCTGCACGAGGGCCGCGTCGTGCTGGACGTGGCCGGCGACGAGCGTGCCGGGCTGGACGTCCCGCATCTGCTGGCGCTGTTCGCCAAGCAGCGCGGCGGGACCGAGATCAGCGACGACAGCCTGCTGATCGGCTAG
- a CDS encoding ABC transporter substrate-binding protein, whose protein sequence is MSFTRLLCAAAALAAFVGPFAAPVEALAQSKTVAITAIVQHPALDATRDGVVEALKDAGFVQGQNLKVEYQSAQGNPATAAQIARQFAGSRPDVIVPISTPSAQAVAAATRDIPVVFTAVTDPISAQMVKSMDKPGANITGLSDMAPVAEHVALIREIVPQAKRIGVLYNPGEPNSVVLVKALKDEAAKAGLSVVEASVPKSSDAQPAVRSLVGKADAVYIPLDNTVVSALESVIAVGQQAKLPIFSADTDSVARGTVASIGFDYFQVGKQTGAIVARVLKGEKPGDLPVELARGTDLFVNPKSAAAMGVTLPDAVVKRATKVVGQ, encoded by the coding sequence GGTCCGTTCGCCGCCCCGGTCGAGGCGCTGGCGCAGAGCAAGACCGTCGCCATCACCGCCATCGTCCAGCATCCGGCGCTCGACGCGACCCGCGACGGCGTGGTGGAGGCGCTGAAGGATGCCGGCTTCGTCCAGGGCCAGAACCTGAAGGTCGAATACCAGAGCGCGCAGGGCAACCCGGCCACCGCCGCCCAGATCGCCCGCCAGTTCGCCGGATCGCGGCCCGACGTGATCGTGCCGATCTCCACCCCCTCGGCCCAGGCGGTGGCGGCGGCGACCCGTGACATCCCGGTCGTCTTCACCGCGGTGACAGACCCGATTTCGGCCCAGATGGTGAAGTCGATGGACAAGCCGGGCGCCAACATCACCGGCCTGTCCGACATGGCCCCGGTGGCCGAGCATGTCGCCCTGATCCGCGAGATCGTTCCGCAGGCCAAGCGCATCGGCGTGCTCTACAACCCCGGTGAGCCGAACTCCGTCGTGCTGGTCAAGGCGCTGAAGGACGAGGCCGCCAAGGCCGGGCTGAGCGTCGTCGAGGCCTCCGTTCCGAAATCGTCGGACGCCCAGCCGGCGGTGCGCAGCCTCGTCGGCAAGGCGGATGCCGTCTACATCCCGCTGGACAACACGGTCGTCTCGGCGCTGGAAAGCGTGATCGCGGTCGGCCAGCAGGCCAAGCTGCCGATCTTCTCCGCCGACACCGACAGCGTCGCCCGCGGCACGGTGGCCTCCATCGGTTTCGATTATTTCCAGGTCGGCAAGCAGACCGGCGCCATCGTCGCCCGCGTTCTGAAGGGCGAGAAGCCCGGTGACCTGCCGGTGGAACTGGCCAGGGGCACCGACCTGTTCGTCAACCCGAAGTCCGCCGCCGCCATGGGCGTCACCCTGCCCGACGCGGTGGTGAAGCGCGCGACGAAGGTGGTCGGGCAGTAA
- a CDS encoding monovalent cation:proton antiporter-2 (CPA2) family protein, with translation MAELVTLVVLLAAMVVAVPVAKRFGFGAPLGYLAAGLAVGPAGLGLVTNVSAIAHASELGVVMLLFLIGLELRPARLWVMRKSVLGLGGAQVAVTGAVIAGLCGWILELAWPTAVVLGFGFALSSTAMALPMMAERGLLANQSGRNAFSVLLFQDLAIIPAVALLPLLGNGTVPQADGAWLAVGKAAVAVAVVLIGGRFLLRPIFRAVDRAGAPEIFTATALLIVIGTAVLIQEAGLSMSLGAFMAGVLLSDSEYRHEVQADIEPFEGLLLGLFFVSVGMGADIPALLQHPIRFLGLALALLLVKALVMLVLARIAGVPWAGAMRMATVLSQGGEFGFVLFGLAVVGGAMAGEQASAAMLVVTLSMLATPFLFAAEERWLAPRLITAKPKRPFDSPPDDNPRVIICGFGRVGQVVGRVLRMRGIPFTALEQSAAQVDFVRKFGSQAYYGDPTRVELLRAAGADKAKILVVALDDMEQSLRVVEVAKRHFPNLTIFARARNRRHVHHLMDRGVTNIVRETFDSSLRLTGDVLRQMGLADGEVRRTLDTFRAHDERTLIHQHAVHNDETKLIQTSRDAAAELQSLFEADREDDVDGDARFPAKA, from the coding sequence ATGGCGGAATTGGTGACGTTGGTCGTGCTGCTGGCGGCGATGGTGGTCGCGGTGCCGGTGGCGAAAAGGTTCGGGTTCGGCGCCCCCCTGGGCTATCTCGCCGCCGGTCTGGCGGTGGGGCCTGCGGGGCTCGGGCTGGTCACCAATGTGTCGGCGATTGCTCATGCGTCGGAACTCGGCGTCGTGATGTTGCTGTTCCTGATCGGGCTGGAACTGCGCCCCGCGCGGCTGTGGGTGATGCGCAAGTCGGTTCTGGGGCTGGGCGGGGCGCAGGTTGCGGTCACCGGCGCCGTGATCGCCGGCTTGTGCGGCTGGATCCTGGAACTGGCTTGGCCGACCGCCGTCGTTCTCGGCTTCGGCTTCGCCCTGTCTTCCACGGCCATGGCACTGCCGATGATGGCGGAGCGCGGACTTCTGGCCAACCAGTCGGGGCGCAACGCCTTTTCCGTCCTGCTGTTCCAGGATCTCGCCATCATCCCGGCCGTGGCCCTGCTGCCCCTGTTGGGCAATGGCACCGTTCCGCAGGCCGACGGGGCGTGGCTGGCGGTCGGCAAGGCGGCTGTCGCCGTCGCCGTCGTACTGATCGGCGGACGCTTTCTGCTGCGTCCGATCTTCCGCGCGGTCGACCGGGCTGGGGCTCCGGAGATCTTCACCGCCACCGCCCTGCTGATCGTCATTGGCACCGCCGTGCTGATCCAGGAGGCCGGATTGTCCATGTCGCTGGGCGCCTTCATGGCCGGCGTGCTGTTGTCCGATTCGGAATACCGGCATGAGGTGCAGGCGGATATCGAGCCGTTCGAAGGGTTGCTGCTCGGCCTGTTCTTCGTTTCGGTGGGGATGGGCGCCGATATCCCGGCCTTGCTCCAGCATCCGATCCGCTTCCTCGGCCTCGCCTTGGCGCTCCTGCTGGTGAAGGCCCTGGTGATGCTGGTGTTGGCCCGCATCGCCGGGGTGCCCTGGGCCGGAGCGATGCGGATGGCGACCGTGTTGAGCCAGGGGGGCGAGTTCGGCTTCGTGCTGTTCGGGCTGGCGGTCGTGGGCGGAGCCATGGCGGGAGAGCAGGCGTCGGCAGCGATGCTGGTGGTCACCCTGTCCATGCTGGCCACACCCTTCCTGTTCGCAGCGGAGGAGCGCTGGCTCGCCCCGCGGCTGATAACGGCTAAGCCCAAGCGGCCCTTCGACTCGCCGCCCGACGACAACCCGCGTGTCATCATCTGCGGCTTCGGCCGGGTGGGGCAGGTGGTCGGCCGCGTGCTGCGGATGCGCGGCATTCCCTTCACCGCGCTGGAGCAGAGCGCAGCCCAGGTCGATTTCGTCCGCAAGTTCGGCAGCCAGGCCTATTACGGCGATCCGACCCGCGTGGAGCTTCTGCGCGCAGCGGGAGCGGACAAGGCCAAGATCCTCGTCGTGGCACTGGACGACATGGAGCAGTCGCTGCGGGTGGTGGAAGTGGCGAAGCGCCATTTCCCCAACCTGACCATCTTCGCCCGCGCCCGCAACCGCCGCCATGTCCACCATCTGATGGACCGCGGCGTCACCAACATCGTTCGGGAAACCTTCGATTCGAGCCTGCGGCTGACCGGTGACGTTCTGCGTCAGATGGGGCTGGCAGACGGCGAGGTGAGGCGGACGCTCGACACCTTCCGCGCCCATGACGAGCGCACCCTGATCCACCAGCATGCCGTCCACAATGACGAGACGAAGCTGATCCAGACTTCGCGGGATGCCGCCGCGGAGCTTCAGTCCCTGTTCGAGGCGGACCGCGAGGACGATGTGGACGGCGACGCCAGGTTTCCGGCCAAGGCCTAG